A region from the Lolium perenne isolate Kyuss_39 chromosome 4, Kyuss_2.0, whole genome shotgun sequence genome encodes:
- the LOC127292548 gene encoding patatin-like protein 3 codes for MDEARAEPPAAGMDVDKLTYEIFSILESKFLFGYDDPKLLFAGGSPHTPAAMAAVKGTPPRAQSGKVCILSIDGGGRAADGLLAGAALVRLEASLRRRTGDPKARLADFFDVAAGSGAGGVLAAMLVARGADDARPLFSAEDALAFLVRSLRRGWSSSSSSGGGIRALFRRPAGAAFRKAFGELTLRDTARPVLVPCYDLATGAPFLFSRADAAERPAYDFRLRDVCAATCAGSDRASAAVEVRSCDGATRIVAVGGGVALGNPTAAAITHVLNNKREFPLASGVEDLLVISIGSGEGEQRPTGTGGGGASTSEIVRIAAEGVSDMVDQAVAMAFGHSRASNYIRIQAMGSPRARGGVAVAAEEMLSQKNVESVLFRGKKLGEQTNADKLERFAHELVKERDRRASSTGAPAVVKQQPAAEDAAAPASYSNLVSQMFTSCRGPI; via the exons ATGGACGAAGCTCGTGCGGAGCCGCCGGCCGCCGGCATGGACGTGGACAAGCTCACCTACGAGATCTTCTCCATCCTCGAGAGCAAGTTCTTGTTCGGCTACGACGACCCAAAGCTCCTCTTCGCCGGAGGTTCGCCGCACACACCGGCTGCCATGGCGGCAGTGAAGGGGACTCCCCCGCGAGCGCAGTCAGGGAAGGTCTGCATACTGTCGATCGACGGCGGCGGGCGCGCCGCCGACGGCCTTCTCGCCGGCGCCGCGCTGGTGAGGCTGGAGGCCTCCCTGCGTCGTCGCACGGGGGACCCGAAGGCGCGGCTGGCGGACTTCTTCGACGTGGCCGCGGGCTCCGGCGCCGGCGGCGTGCTCGCGGCCATGCTGGTGGCGCGCGGGGCGGACGACGCGCGGCCGCTCTTCTCCGCGGAGGACGCGCTGGCGTTCCTCGTGCGCAGCCTCCGCCGCGGCtggtcgtcgtcctcgtcctccggcGGCGGCATCCGCGCGCTGTTCCGCCGCCCCGCGGGCGCCGCCTTCCGCAAGGCGTTCGGGGAGCTGACGCTGCGGGACACGGCGCGGCCGGTGCTGGTGCCCTGCTACGACCTCGCCACGGGCGCCCCGTTCCTCTTCTCCCGCGCCGACGCGGCCGAGCGGCCCGCCTACGACTTCCGCCTCCGCGACGTGTGCGCCGCCACGTGCGCCGGGTCGGACCGCGCGTCGGCGGCCGTGGAGGTGCGGTCGTGCGACGGCGCGACCCGCATCGTGGccgtcggcggcggcgtggcgctcgGCAACCCCACGGCCGCGGCCATCACGCACGTGCTCAACAACAAGCGCGAGTTCCCGCTGGCCTCCGGCGTGGAggacctgctggtcatctccatcGGCAGCGGGGAGGGCGAGCAGCGCCCCACcggcaccggcggcggcggcgcgtccaCGTCCGAGATCGTCAGGATCGCCGCCGAGGGCGTGTCCGACATG GTGGATCAAGCGGTGGCCATGGCGTTCGGGCACAGCAGGGCGAGCAACTACATCCGCATACAGGCGATGGGCTCGCCGCGGGCGAGGGGCggcgtggcggtggcggcggaggagaTGCTGTCGCAGAAGAACGTGGAGTCGGTGCTGTTCCGCGGCAAGAAGCTCGGGGAGCAGACCAACGCCGACAAGCTGGAGCGGTTCGCGCACGAGCTCGTCAAGGAGCGCGACCGCCGCGCTTCCAGCACCGGCGCCCCGGCCGTCGTCAAGCAGCAGCCGGCGGCCGAAGACGCCGCCGCGCCGGCGTCGTACTCGAACCTGGTCAGCCAGATGTTCACCTCCTGTAGGGGCCCGATATGA